A single region of the Brachypodium distachyon strain Bd21 chromosome 3, Brachypodium_distachyon_v3.0, whole genome shotgun sequence genome encodes:
- the LOC100826879 gene encoding uncharacterized protein LOC100826879 isoform X2, which translates to MLGLVPSSSSYLLYRRLAAVRTFSAAAGSVNMAARSALDEVTDSGAFDRSPSTFRNFVSRDSSARFPAVPGRYHLYVSYACPWASRCLAYLKLKGLDNAISFTSVKPIFERTRETDDHLGWVFPATGDEDPGADPDPFNGVKTVRELYEIASTSYTGKPTVPVLWDKQLKTVVNNESSEIIRMFNSEFNEIAENPGLDLNPPHLQASIDEVNDLVYDAINNGVYKCGFAKKQEPYDEAVRNLYEALDKCEEILSKQRYMCGNQLTEADIRLFVTLIRFDEVSVCSSLQVQQEAPQRISKSVQLHQGHLPDSWDQ; encoded by the exons ATGCTGGGTCTTgtcccctcctcttcctcctacCTCCTCTACCGCCGCCTAGCCGCTGTCCGGACCttctccgctgccgccggctcCGTCAAC ATGGCTGCGCGGTCGGCGCTCGACGAGGTCACCGACTCCGGCGCCTTCGACCGCTCGCCGTCCACCTTCCGGAACTTCGTGTCCAGGGACAGCTCCGCTCGCTTCCCGGCAGTTCCCGGGAGGTACCACCTCTACGTCTCCTACGCCTGCCCCTGGGCCTCCAGGTGCCTCGCCTAcctcaagctcaagggccTCGACAACGCAATCAGCTTCACG TCGGTGAAGCCCATTTTCGAGAGGACAAGGGAAACCGACGATCATTTGGGGTGGGTGTTCCCTGCCACCGGAGACGAGGACCCCGGCGCCGACCCCGATCCTTTCAACGGCGTTAAGACCGTCAGGGAGCTGTATGAGATCGCCAGCACAAGTTACACCGGGAAACCAACTGTTCCT GTTCTGTGGGATAAGCAGCTTAAGACTGTCGTCAACAACGAGAGCTCAGAGATAATCCGAATGTTCAACTCCGAGTTCAATGAGATCGCGGAGAATCCTGGCTTGGATCTCAACCCACCTCACTTACAGGCCTCCATAGATGAGGTCAATGATTTGGTGTACGACGCCATAAACAACGGAGTGTACAAATGCGGCTTTGCCAAGAAACAGGAGCCATATGACGAG GCTGTCAGAAATTTATACGAGGCTCTGGACAAGTGCGAGGAAATTCTAAGCAAGCAACGTTATATGTGCGGCAACCAACTGACAGAGGCAGATATACGCCTATTTGTAACTCTTATAAGATTTGATGAGGTAA GTGTATGCAGTTCACTTCAAGTGCAACAAGAAGCTCCTCAGAGAATATCCAAATCTGTTCAATTACACCAAGGACATCTACCAGATTCCTGGGATCAGTAG
- the LOC100826879 gene encoding uncharacterized protein LOC100826879 isoform X1, with protein MLGLVPSSSSYLLYRRLAAVRTFSAAAGSVNMAARSALDEVTDSGAFDRSPSTFRNFVSRDSSARFPAVPGRYHLYVSYACPWASRCLAYLKLKGLDNAISFTSVKPIFERTRETDDHLGWVFPATGDEDPGADPDPFNGVKTVRELYEIASTSYTGKPTVPVLWDKQLKTVVNNESSEIIRMFNSEFNEIAENPGLDLNPPHLQASIDEVNDLVYDAINNGVYKCGFAKKQEPYDEAVRNLYEALDKCEEILSKQRYMCGNQLTEADIRLFVTLIRFDEVYAVHFKCNKKLLREYPNLFNYTKDIYQIPGISSTVNMEHIRKHYYGSHPSINPYRIVPAGPNIDYNATHDREKYSL; from the exons ATGCTGGGTCTTgtcccctcctcttcctcctacCTCCTCTACCGCCGCCTAGCCGCTGTCCGGACCttctccgctgccgccggctcCGTCAAC ATGGCTGCGCGGTCGGCGCTCGACGAGGTCACCGACTCCGGCGCCTTCGACCGCTCGCCGTCCACCTTCCGGAACTTCGTGTCCAGGGACAGCTCCGCTCGCTTCCCGGCAGTTCCCGGGAGGTACCACCTCTACGTCTCCTACGCCTGCCCCTGGGCCTCCAGGTGCCTCGCCTAcctcaagctcaagggccTCGACAACGCAATCAGCTTCACG TCGGTGAAGCCCATTTTCGAGAGGACAAGGGAAACCGACGATCATTTGGGGTGGGTGTTCCCTGCCACCGGAGACGAGGACCCCGGCGCCGACCCCGATCCTTTCAACGGCGTTAAGACCGTCAGGGAGCTGTATGAGATCGCCAGCACAAGTTACACCGGGAAACCAACTGTTCCT GTTCTGTGGGATAAGCAGCTTAAGACTGTCGTCAACAACGAGAGCTCAGAGATAATCCGAATGTTCAACTCCGAGTTCAATGAGATCGCGGAGAATCCTGGCTTGGATCTCAACCCACCTCACTTACAGGCCTCCATAGATGAGGTCAATGATTTGGTGTACGACGCCATAAACAACGGAGTGTACAAATGCGGCTTTGCCAAGAAACAGGAGCCATATGACGAG GCTGTCAGAAATTTATACGAGGCTCTGGACAAGTGCGAGGAAATTCTAAGCAAGCAACGTTATATGTGCGGCAACCAACTGACAGAGGCAGATATACGCCTATTTGTAACTCTTATAAGATTTGATGAG GTGTATGCAGTTCACTTCAAGTGCAACAAGAAGCTCCTCAGAGAATATCCAAATCTGTTCAATTACACCAAGGACATCTACCAGATTCCTGGGATCAGTAGCACAGTCAACATGGAGCACATAAGGAAGCACTACTATGGAAGCCATCCATCCATAAATCCCTACAGGATTGTCCCTGCAGGTCCCAACATCGACTACAATGCTACACATGACAGAGAGAAGTATTCTCTGTAA
- the LOC100828106 gene encoding cytochrome P450 89A2 gives MEKSSLLLAGALLLLPLLVLLRNAATKRSRRLPPGPPAVPLFGNLLWLRNSAADVEPLLLGLFKQYGPIVTLRIGSRLNIFVADRHLAHQALIRDGVALSDRPRAATSSLLGVTDNIITRANYGPVWRLLRRNLVSETLNHARVKQFAPARAWVRRVLLEKLREEENPNVMEAFQYSMFCLLVLMCFGERLDEPAVRAIEEAERAWLIYISRKLTVFFFLPCVSRHLFRDRLRVAHELRMRQRSLFVPLIEARREYKRLGRQAPEKETTFQHSYVDTLLDVTLPDEGNRPLTNDEIVALCSEFLNAGTDTTSTGLQWIMAELVKNPAVQEKLHAEIQATCRGENEEEEEVSEEKIEGNKMPYLKAVILEGLRKHPPGHFVLPHKAAQDMDVGGYLVPKGATVNFMVAEMGRDEKEWGETAMEFVPERFLEEGGSKLAAVDVYGTKGIKMMPFGVGRRICAGLSIAMLHLEYFVANMVKEFEWKEVPGQEVDFAEKREFTTVMAKPLRPRLVPRRD, from the coding sequence ATGGAGAAGTCGTCGCTCCTGTTAGCCGGCGccctcctgctgctgcctctGCTCGTCCTGCTCCGCAATGCCGCCACCAAGCGAAGCCGGCGCCTCCCGCCAGGCCCGCCGGCCGTGCCGCTGTTCGGCAACCTGCTGTGGCTGCGCAACTCGGCGGCGGACGTGGAGCCGCTCCTCCTGGGCCTCTTCAAGCAGTACGGGCCCATCGTGACGCTCCGGATCGGGTCCCGCCTCAACATCTTCGTGGCCGACCGGCACCTGGCCCACCAGGCCCTGATCCGCGACGGCGTGGCCCTGTCCGACCGGCCCCGGGCCGCCACGAGCTCCCTCCTGGGCGTCACCGACAACATCATCACCCGCGCAAACTACGGTCCCGTGTGGCGCCTCCTGCGCCGCAACCTCGTGTCCGAGACGCTCAACCACGCGCGCGTCAAGCAGTTCGCGCCGGCGCGGGCCTGGGTGCGCCGCGTGCTACTggagaagctccgggaggaggagaacccCAACGTGATGGAGGCGTTCCAGTACAGCATGTTCTGCCTGCTGGTGCTCATGTGCTTCGGCGAGCGGCTGGACGAGCCCGCGGTGCGCGCCATCGAGGAAGCCGAGCGCGCCTGGCTCATCTACATCTCCAGGAAGCTcaccgtcttcttcttcctcccgtgCGTCTCCAGGCACCTCTTCCGCGACCGCCTCCGGGTGGCGCACGAGCTGCGGATGCGGCAGAGGAGCCTCTTCGTGCCCCTCATCGAGGCGCGCCGGGAGTACAAGAGGCTGGGAAGGCaggcgccggagaaggagaCCACGTTCCAGCACTCGTACGTGGACACGCTCCTCGACGTGACGCTGCCCGACGAGGGGAACCGGCCGCTGACAAACGACGAGATCGTGGCGCTCTGCTCCGAGTTCCTCAACGCCGGCACCGACACCACGTCCACGGGGCTGCAGTGGATCATGGCCGAGCTCGTCAAGAACCCCGCCGTCCAGGAGAAGCTCCACGCCGAGATCCAGGCCACCTGCCGAGGCGaaaacgaggaagaagaagaagtgtcGGAGGAGAAGATCGAGGGGAACAAGATGCCGTACCTGAAGGCGGTGATCCTGGAGGGCCTCCGGAAGCACCCGCCGGGGCACTTCGTGCTGCCGCACAAGGCGGCGCAGGACATGGACGTGGGCGGCTACCTTGTCCCCAAGGGCGCCACGGTCAACTTCATGGTGGCGGAGATGGGCAGGGACGAGAAGGAGTGGGGGGAGACGGCCATGGAGTTCGTGCCGGAGCGGTTCCTGGAGGAAGGCGGCAGCAAgctggcggcggtggacgTGTACGGAACCAAGGGGATCAAGATGATGCCGTTCGGCGTGGGCCGCAGGATCTGCGCCGGGCTCAGCATCGCCATGCTGCACCTCGAGTACTTCGTCGCCAACATGGTCAAGGAGTTTGAGTGGAAGGAGGTGCCCGGCCAGGAGGTGGACTTCGCCGAGAAGCGAGAGTTCACCACCGTCATGGCCAAACCgctgcgcccgcgcctcgTGCCAAGAAGGGACTGA